In the genome of Deinococcus deserti VCD115, one region contains:
- a CDS encoding Lrp/AsnC ligand binding domain-containing protein, whose amino-acid sequence MVTAIVLVQAERHRIPETAEALAGVPSVREVYSVTGEWDIVAILKLARYDDLDDVVTGHLRKVAGIIRTQTMLAFRTYSEDLLDQGFGVGLDESQQR is encoded by the coding sequence ATGGTCACTGCAATCGTGTTGGTCCAGGCCGAACGCCACCGCATTCCGGAAACTGCCGAAGCTCTGGCCGGTGTGCCCAGCGTCCGTGAGGTCTACAGCGTGACCGGCGAGTGGGACATTGTCGCCATTCTGAAACTGGCCCGCTACGACGATCTCGATGATGTGGTTACCGGACATCTGCGCAAGGTCGCCGGTATCATCCGGACCCAGACCATGTTGGCTTTCCGTACCTACAGCGAGGACCTGCTTGATCAGGGCTTCGGCGTGGGCCTGGACGAAAGCCAGCAGAGGTAA
- a CDS encoding phytanoyl-CoA dioxygenase family protein has translation MTLSSATKPVQEQYDVPSIMAGIYGDGIIGLKGAFSREWVAQLGRELPELYTAALARPGGAVGRGTNRHYVEIHPEDISGFLDLVTHPWIVAVCTSVLGPNYKIVEIGFDVPNPGAKDQPWHRDFPATSETLVDRRLNSLAFNLTTVDVEEDMGPFEIAPGTQWDDPSEYDHGMFPPVSLFPRYHALAQRKLPKMGDISARSALTIHRGTANVSNKPRPVLVLGVDAPGAGHDEKHDLQFTRAYYEQLPQEVKDHLICRVVDELEPIMQGHTIEGLMMGDA, from the coding sequence ATGACGCTCAGCAGTGCAACGAAGCCCGTGCAAGAGCAGTACGACGTGCCTTCCATCATGGCAGGCATTTACGGAGACGGCATTATCGGCCTCAAGGGAGCCTTTTCCCGGGAGTGGGTCGCGCAGCTTGGCCGCGAACTTCCGGAACTGTACACAGCAGCTCTGGCCCGTCCGGGCGGCGCCGTCGGGCGCGGGACCAACCGGCACTATGTGGAGATTCACCCCGAGGACATCAGCGGCTTTCTGGATCTGGTGACCCATCCGTGGATCGTGGCCGTGTGCACCAGCGTGCTGGGTCCGAACTACAAGATCGTCGAGATCGGCTTCGACGTGCCCAATCCGGGGGCCAAGGATCAGCCCTGGCACCGCGATTTCCCGGCCACCTCCGAGACACTGGTGGACCGCCGCCTGAACTCGCTGGCATTCAACCTGACCACGGTGGATGTCGAAGAAGACATGGGGCCGTTCGAAATCGCTCCGGGGACCCAGTGGGATGACCCCAGCGAGTACGACCACGGCATGTTCCCGCCGGTGTCGCTGTTCCCGCGGTATCACGCCCTGGCGCAGCGCAAGCTGCCCAAGATGGGCGACATTTCGGCCCGCAGTGCCCTGACCATTCACCGCGGTACGGCGAATGTCAGCAACAAGCCCCGCCCTGTACTGGTGCTGGGCGTGGACGCGCCTGGCGCTGGGCACGACGAGAAGCACGACCTGCAGTTCACGCGGGCGTATTACGAGCAGTTGCCGCAGGAGGTCAAGGATCACCTGATCTGCCGGGTGGTGGATGAGCTTGAACCCATCATGCAGGGGCACACCATCGAGGGCCTCATGATGGGCGACGCCTGA
- the pta gene encoding phosphate acetyltransferase, whose translation MKTLFVAPTRNGVGLSSTALGLMRALERQGLKVAFLKPIAQTHEADTDDSVHFARVLAHAVTPEPIPLAVAEEQLSLGGSEELMENVIALAREASLTGPDGVATDVLIAEGLALNERNLYAGALNASLARNLEAETVLVSSLSEVTPGVLADELEIAAQSYRRSDGSGLAGYVLNFAPTELDFGSLMAELRARSRVLASGELPLLGVVSVSPGLAAPRTLDVARYLGAEVINEGEARLRRVTSTVVTARTVPKMASLFTPGALVVTPGDREDVVMAASLAHLSGVPLAGLMFTSGSAPEDSIERLCRAALSSNLPVLRVATNSFHTASNLSRMDPRVPHDDTERMDRMLEFIADRLDTVPLGTRLRTPQEGRERRLPPSAFRYELIQKARAANKRIVLPEGDEPRTVRAAIRCIEKGIARCVLLAKPDRVRQVAEGQGLSLPEGLEVLDPDSIRGRYVEPMVELRRHKGLTAPQAEAQLEDTVVLGTMMLALDEVDGLVSGAVHTTANTVRPALQLIKTAPGAQLVSSIFFMLMPEQVLVYGDAAINPNPNAQELADIALQSAESARAFGIPVRVAMLSYSTGESGSGEDVEKVKEATRLVRERHPDILVDGPLQYDAASVLNVGQQKAPNSPVAGRATVFIFPDLNTGNTTYKAVQRSAGVVAVGPMLQGLRKPVNDLSRGALVDDIVFTIALTAIQATQGRDA comes from the coding sequence ATGAAAACCCTTTTTGTCGCGCCCACCCGCAACGGCGTGGGTCTGTCCAGCACAGCGCTGGGATTGATGCGTGCCCTGGAGCGCCAGGGCCTCAAGGTGGCCTTCCTCAAGCCCATCGCCCAGACCCACGAGGCCGACACTGATGACAGCGTCCATTTCGCGCGCGTGCTGGCTCATGCGGTGACGCCTGAACCTATTCCTCTGGCAGTCGCCGAAGAGCAGCTCAGCCTCGGCGGCAGCGAGGAACTGATGGAAAACGTCATCGCCCTCGCTCGGGAAGCCAGTTTGACCGGGCCAGACGGAGTGGCCACGGATGTCCTGATCGCCGAGGGTCTGGCCCTGAACGAGCGCAATCTGTACGCCGGCGCCCTCAACGCCAGTCTGGCGCGCAACCTGGAGGCCGAGACGGTGCTGGTGTCGAGCCTCTCGGAAGTGACACCGGGGGTCCTGGCCGACGAACTGGAAATTGCCGCGCAGTCCTACCGCCGCAGCGATGGAAGCGGGCTGGCGGGTTACGTCCTAAATTTCGCGCCCACCGAGCTGGATTTCGGCAGCCTGATGGCTGAGCTGCGTGCCCGCAGCCGGGTGCTGGCCAGCGGTGAACTGCCGCTGCTGGGTGTGGTGTCGGTCTCCCCTGGTCTGGCTGCGCCGCGCACGCTGGACGTCGCCCGCTATCTGGGAGCCGAGGTAATCAATGAGGGCGAAGCCCGCCTCCGCCGTGTCACCAGCACGGTGGTCACTGCCAGGACCGTACCCAAGATGGCCAGCTTATTTACACCCGGCGCCCTGGTGGTCACGCCCGGTGACCGGGAAGATGTGGTGATGGCCGCTTCACTGGCGCACCTCAGTGGCGTACCCCTGGCAGGATTGATGTTCACCTCCGGTAGCGCTCCTGAAGACAGCATTGAGCGGCTGTGCCGCGCGGCGCTGAGCAGCAACCTGCCGGTGCTGCGGGTGGCCACCAACTCGTTTCACACGGCTTCGAATCTCTCACGCATGGACCCGCGCGTACCTCACGACGACACCGAGCGCATGGACCGCATGCTGGAGTTTATTGCTGACCGGCTCGACACTGTTCCACTGGGCACACGGCTGCGCACGCCGCAAGAAGGCCGCGAACGCCGGCTGCCGCCCAGTGCCTTCCGCTACGAACTGATTCAGAAGGCCCGCGCAGCAAACAAGCGCATCGTGCTGCCAGAGGGCGACGAGCCACGGACCGTGAGGGCAGCCATCCGCTGCATTGAAAAAGGTATTGCCCGCTGCGTGCTGCTGGCCAAACCCGACAGGGTGCGGCAGGTGGCCGAGGGCCAGGGCCTGAGCCTGCCCGAGGGCCTGGAAGTGCTGGACCCCGACAGCATCCGGGGGCGGTACGTGGAACCCATGGTTGAACTGCGGCGCCACAAGGGCCTGACTGCCCCCCAGGCTGAAGCACAGCTGGAAGACACGGTGGTACTGGGCACCATGATGCTGGCGCTGGACGAGGTAGACGGACTGGTATCCGGTGCGGTGCACACCACCGCCAACACCGTGCGCCCGGCGCTTCAGCTGATCAAGACCGCGCCCGGCGCGCAGCTGGTCAGCAGCATCTTTTTCATGCTGATGCCCGAGCAGGTGCTGGTGTACGGCGACGCCGCCATCAATCCCAACCCCAACGCCCAGGAACTGGCCGACATTGCCCTGCAAAGTGCCGAAAGTGCCCGGGCCTTCGGGATTCCGGTGCGGGTGGCCATGCTGTCCTACAGCACCGGCGAGAGCGGCAGCGGCGAGGACGTGGAGAAGGTCAAGGAGGCCACCCGGCTGGTGCGCGAGCGGCACCCGGACATTCTGGTGGACGGTCCTCTTCAGTACGACGCGGCGTCGGTGCTGAACGTGGGCCAGCAGAAAGCACCGAATTCCCCGGTGGCCGGACGGGCCACGGTATTTATCTTCCCGGACCTGAACACCGGGAACACCACCTACAAGGCCGTGCAGCGCAGCGCCGGGGTGGTGGCAGTGGGGCCCATGCTGCAGGGACTGCGCAAGCCGGTCAACGACCTGTCGCGCGGCGCGTTGGTCGATGACATCGTGTTCACGATCGCCCTGACGGCCATTCAGGCAACGCAGGGGCGCGATGCTTAA
- a CDS encoding glycoside hydrolase family 2 protein codes for MSEPSQDRTPTSSDTRLHPRPQLTRDHWQDLNGVWGFAHDDADIGLSERWFERPEAFDQEIIVPYPPESRASGLRATGYHPVVWYRRTVDLLPKDREGRVLLHFGAVDYRARVWVNGQLVAEHEGGHTPFTADITLALVPGESQVIVVRAEDDPLDMAQPRGKQDWEREPHAIWYHRTTGIWQPVWLEVVPDTFIQSIRWTPDVERSRLGFQLRLNKAPTRDLRVRVQLSLKGTRLADDTYTLDSQNLLRDIDIRSMHFKDERSDLLWTPRHPNLIDARITLLDDGILDEVGSYAGMRSVDVRDGRFQLNGRAYYLRMVLGQNYWPESHLAAPSEEALRREVELVKELGFNGIRIHQKVEDPRFLYWCDRLGLVVWGEMANAYIFTPEAQRRLTREWQDVLERDYSHPCVVTWVPVNESWGVPNLEGDRAQRSFVRGLYHLTAALDPTRPVIGNDGWEIVEGDILGVHDYALDGATLRERYSSSEALEHTLASVQPARRNFYLAGHHRKGEPVMLTEFGGLSHAPADSDRWWGYGTLPDTDTLLSSYEDLLNAVLDSPVIAGFCYTQLTDTEQETNGLLREDRTPKLDMERVRAITTRVSRAVQHDVLQEIHALADERRREQLRAQESAPVHAED; via the coding sequence ATGAGCGAACCTTCCCAAGACCGCACGCCCACCTCTTCTGACACGCGCCTACACCCCCGCCCGCAATTGACCCGCGACCACTGGCAGGACCTGAATGGCGTCTGGGGCTTTGCCCACGATGACGCGGATATCGGCCTCAGCGAGCGCTGGTTCGAGCGCCCCGAAGCCTTTGATCAGGAGATTATCGTGCCCTACCCCCCGGAAAGCCGGGCCAGCGGCCTGCGGGCCACCGGATACCACCCAGTGGTGTGGTATCGCCGGACCGTCGACCTGCTGCCCAAGGACCGGGAAGGCAGGGTCCTGCTGCATTTCGGTGCGGTGGACTACCGCGCGAGGGTATGGGTCAACGGACAACTGGTGGCTGAGCACGAAGGCGGGCACACGCCGTTTACTGCCGACATTACCCTTGCCCTGGTTCCCGGGGAATCGCAGGTCATCGTGGTCCGCGCCGAAGACGACCCTCTGGATATGGCCCAGCCCCGCGGCAAGCAGGACTGGGAGCGCGAGCCCCACGCCATCTGGTACCACCGCACCACAGGGATCTGGCAGCCGGTGTGGCTGGAGGTTGTACCAGACACCTTTATCCAGTCCATCCGCTGGACACCTGATGTCGAACGCAGCCGACTGGGATTCCAGCTGCGTCTGAACAAGGCGCCCACACGTGATCTGCGGGTCCGGGTACAGCTGAGCCTGAAGGGAACGCGCCTTGCCGACGACACCTACACCCTGGACTCCCAGAACCTGCTGCGGGACATCGACATCCGCTCCATGCACTTCAAGGATGAGCGCAGTGATCTGCTGTGGACTCCCCGGCACCCCAACCTGATTGATGCCCGGATCACCCTGCTGGATGACGGGATTCTGGACGAGGTGGGCAGCTACGCCGGCATGCGCAGCGTGGACGTACGGGACGGCCGGTTCCAGCTCAACGGCCGGGCCTATTACCTGCGCATGGTTCTGGGACAGAATTACTGGCCCGAATCCCACCTTGCAGCGCCCAGCGAGGAAGCGCTGCGGCGCGAGGTCGAACTGGTCAAGGAACTTGGCTTTAACGGCATCCGCATCCATCAGAAAGTTGAAGATCCGCGCTTTCTATACTGGTGTGACCGGCTGGGGCTGGTGGTCTGGGGCGAAATGGCCAACGCCTATATTTTCACCCCTGAAGCGCAGCGCCGGCTGACCCGCGAGTGGCAGGACGTGCTCGAGCGCGATTACAGCCATCCCTGCGTGGTCACGTGGGTACCGGTCAACGAAAGCTGGGGGGTCCCCAACCTGGAAGGTGACCGGGCTCAACGCTCGTTTGTCCGCGGGCTGTATCACCTCACGGCGGCGCTGGACCCGACCCGTCCGGTGATCGGCAACGACGGCTGGGAAATTGTTGAGGGCGACATTCTGGGAGTTCACGACTACGCCCTGGACGGCGCGACTCTCCGCGAGCGTTACAGCTCGTCTGAGGCCCTGGAGCACACGCTGGCTTCGGTGCAGCCGGCGCGGCGCAATTTCTACCTGGCCGGGCACCACCGCAAGGGTGAGCCGGTCATGCTCACGGAATTTGGCGGCCTCAGTCACGCGCCGGCCGATTCGGACCGCTGGTGGGGCTACGGGACCCTGCCCGACACCGACACCCTGCTCAGCAGTTACGAGGACCTTCTTAACGCGGTGCTCGACAGTCCGGTCATCGCCGGTTTCTGTTACACCCAGCTGACCGACACCGAGCAGGAGACCAACGGCCTGCTGCGAGAGGACCGCACGCCGAAACTGGATATGGAGCGCGTCCGCGCGATCACCACCCGGGTTTCCAGGGCCGTGCAGCATGATGTATTGCAGGAAATCCATGCGCTGGCCGACGAACGCCGCCGCGAGCAGCTGCGGGCTCAGGAGTCTGCGCCGGTTCATGCAGAAGACTGA
- a CDS encoding tetratricopeptide repeat protein, producing MTRNVLTMTALLISSLTPALAQTAPASPPSVSTVAAQPASGLAAEARALAERARATYPKGSASIDQTLWKQAAAAAEAAVSAEPTNAEYLKLRAQIYTEVGFWRQAELSWAAYFRVAPAQGVTPETRQAADVQYNLGYAAYTRNQPSEAARFFAACLQLDPASVPCTTWAARTALEAGNYAQAQTLYASALRLNPGDKTLSYFQTVAQNASRYGPAATRAFSRAYADVEAGKKAQALAGFQEAARSAPNFLEAQREAGRLALELGNAEVALAAFQKAASLPGATAADRYNLSLAQEGQQYGLEAVRTFREAYARYTAGNKAAAEQGFQAATSRNPNYAKAWAWLGRVRYEAKNFQAAAEAYGRAVQLDPGDKSSAYFLRLAQQGK from the coding sequence ATGACCCGAAACGTCCTGACCATGACTGCCCTGCTGATCTCGTCCCTGACGCCTGCGCTGGCCCAGACAGCCCCAGCGTCCCCGCCCTCAGTCTCCACCGTGGCGGCACAACCGGCCTCTGGACTGGCCGCCGAGGCCCGCGCGCTGGCGGAGCGCGCCCGCGCCACCTACCCCAAAGGCAGCGCCAGCATCGACCAGACGCTGTGGAAACAGGCAGCGGCGGCGGCTGAGGCTGCGGTCAGTGCCGAACCCACCAACGCGGAGTACCTGAAGCTTCGCGCGCAGATCTATACCGAGGTGGGCTTCTGGCGGCAGGCAGAACTGAGCTGGGCCGCCTATTTCCGCGTGGCACCAGCCCAGGGGGTCACTCCGGAAACGCGCCAGGCCGCTGACGTGCAGTACAACCTGGGTTACGCCGCCTACACCCGCAACCAGCCAAGCGAGGCAGCGCGGTTTTTTGCGGCCTGCCTGCAACTTGATCCGGCCAGCGTGCCGTGCACCACGTGGGCCGCCCGCACTGCCCTGGAGGCCGGCAACTATGCCCAGGCCCAGACCCTGTACGCCAGCGCACTGCGGCTCAATCCTGGAGACAAGACCCTGAGCTACTTCCAGACGGTGGCCCAGAACGCCAGCCGCTACGGTCCCGCTGCCACCCGCGCTTTCAGCCGGGCGTACGCGGACGTGGAAGCTGGGAAGAAGGCGCAGGCACTGGCGGGATTTCAGGAGGCGGCGCGCAGTGCCCCCAACTTCCTGGAAGCGCAGCGTGAGGCTGGGCGCCTTGCCCTGGAGCTGGGCAACGCCGAGGTCGCACTTGCCGCCTTCCAGAAAGCCGCGAGTCTTCCGGGAGCCACGGCGGCTGACCGCTATAACCTGTCTCTGGCACAAGAAGGGCAGCAGTATGGTCTGGAGGCCGTGCGAACCTTCCGCGAGGCCTACGCCCGGTATACGGCCGGTAATAAGGCGGCGGCCGAACAGGGGTTTCAGGCTGCAACCAGCCGAAATCCGAACTACGCCAAGGCCTGGGCCTGGCTGGGCCGGGTCCGCTATGAAGCCAAGAATTTCCAGGCGGCGGCCGAAGCATATGGCCGAGCTGTGCAACTTGATCCTGGTGACAAGTCCAGCGCGTACTTCCTGCGTCTGGCACAACAGGGCAAGTAG
- the tsaE gene encoding tRNA (adenosine(37)-N6)-threonylcarbamoyltransferase complex ATPase subunit type 1 TsaE gives MSRPFPLQPGEMRDLYGVYEQHALGAALAESLPPGAVLFLEGELGAGKTTLTQGLVGALGFREPVTSPTYALINAYPTPAGQVLHVDAYRVRDVNELYEMDLEDLISTSRLSVIEWGEGLYLDYPQAPILHLAHVDGQPDLRRVTRKR, from the coding sequence ATGTCCCGGCCCTTTCCTCTGCAGCCCGGCGAAATGCGTGATCTGTATGGTGTGTATGAGCAGCATGCCCTGGGTGCCGCCCTGGCCGAGTCCCTGCCTCCGGGCGCAGTGCTGTTTCTGGAAGGTGAACTCGGCGCCGGCAAGACGACCCTGACGCAGGGACTCGTGGGTGCGCTGGGCTTCCGTGAACCGGTGACCAGCCCCACCTACGCCCTGATCAACGCCTATCCCACCCCGGCGGGACAGGTGCTGCACGTCGATGCTTACCGCGTGCGTGACGTCAACGAGCTGTACGAGATGGATCTCGAAGACCTGATCAGCACATCGCGGCTGAGCGTTATCGAATGGGGAGAAGGGCTGTACCTGGACTATCCCCAGGCCCCCATCCTGCACCTGGCCCACGTGGACGGACAGCCGGACCTGCGCCGGGTGACGCGCAAGCGCTGA
- a CDS encoding acetate kinase, producing the protein MLTLVLNCGSSSVKFALLDLSANLTLLSGLAERLGSTGAVATLSRGENRRSVPVPDGSYAGAFEVVRAELGALGVREQVRAVGHRVVHGGERFSAPALIDAKVMAAIRACVPLAPLHNPANIAGIEAAQEAFGQLPHVAVFDTAFHQTMPDVAFRYAVPESWYAQHGVRRYGFHGTSHAYVAAEAARMLGMPLDALNLVTAHLGNGCSVAAVQGGRSIDTSMGLTPLEGLIMGTRSGDVDPGLHEFMARQAGLSLTQVTAALNKESGLSGLSGGLGSDMRELEAAAGRGHTGARLAVAAFVYRLAKGVAGMAVALGHLDALVFTGGIGENSATIRAATLERLGVLGFRLDQQANAQAVRGQPGLISAAGSVPALVVNTNEELSIARQTRQVLAAQTGDQA; encoded by the coding sequence ATGTTGACCCTGGTCCTGAATTGCGGATCCAGCAGCGTAAAGTTTGCGCTGCTGGACCTTTCCGCAAATCTGACGCTGCTCTCCGGTCTGGCCGAGCGACTGGGATCAACCGGTGCCGTGGCGACCCTCAGCCGCGGTGAGAACAGGCGCAGCGTGCCGGTTCCGGACGGCAGCTACGCCGGGGCCTTCGAGGTCGTGCGTGCCGAACTCGGTGCCCTGGGGGTCCGCGAGCAGGTCCGCGCCGTGGGGCACCGCGTGGTCCACGGTGGTGAACGCTTCAGCGCGCCAGCACTTATTGACGCCAAAGTGATGGCGGCCATCCGCGCATGCGTTCCTCTGGCGCCGCTACATAACCCTGCGAACATCGCTGGGATCGAAGCGGCTCAGGAGGCTTTTGGCCAGCTGCCTCATGTGGCGGTGTTTGATACCGCGTTTCATCAGACCATGCCGGATGTCGCCTTCCGTTACGCGGTGCCTGAATCCTGGTATGCCCAGCATGGCGTGCGGCGCTACGGGTTTCACGGCACCAGCCACGCCTATGTGGCTGCAGAGGCGGCCCGGATGCTGGGAATGCCACTGGACGCGCTGAATCTAGTGACTGCTCACCTGGGCAACGGCTGCAGCGTGGCGGCGGTCCAGGGTGGGCGCAGCATAGACACCAGCATGGGCCTCACACCGCTTGAAGGCCTGATCATGGGCACCCGGAGCGGAGATGTGGACCCTGGCCTACACGAATTCATGGCCCGTCAGGCGGGGCTGAGCCTGACCCAGGTCACAGCCGCCCTGAACAAGGAAAGCGGACTGAGCGGTCTGTCCGGCGGGCTGGGAAGCGACATGCGTGAACTGGAAGCCGCAGCCGGGCGCGGGCATACCGGCGCGCGCCTGGCGGTTGCCGCTTTCGTGTACCGGCTGGCCAAGGGTGTCGCAGGCATGGCAGTCGCGCTGGGCCACCTGGACGCCCTGGTGTTTACCGGCGGCATCGGCGAGAACAGCGCCACCATCCGGGCAGCCACGCTGGAGCGGCTGGGGGTGCTGGGCTTCAGGCTGGACCAGCAGGCCAACGCGCAGGCCGTCCGGGGTCAGCCCGGACTGATCTCGGCGGCTGGCAGCGTCCCGGCGCTGGTGGTCAATACCAACGAGGAACTGAGCATCGCGCGCCAGACCCGGCAGGTGCTGGCCGCACAGACAGGAGATCAGGCATGA
- a CDS encoding TfoX/Sxy family protein yields MSVPDSASVALLLNLGDKSARMLSSVGIHTVGELRAVGPVEAYQRLQVMGERPSLTLLWAMVAGLRGEHWNTLGHKEKLSLQRQLTTE; encoded by the coding sequence ATGTCTGTCCCGGACTCGGCGTCTGTTGCACTTCTCCTGAACCTTGGCGACAAGAGTGCCAGGATGCTTTCCTCGGTTGGCATTCATACCGTGGGTGAACTGCGCGCTGTCGGGCCAGTTGAGGCGTACCAGCGCTTACAGGTCATGGGTGAACGGCCCTCGCTGACGCTGCTGTGGGCCATGGTGGCGGGCCTGCGTGGCGAGCACTGGAACACGCTCGGCCACAAGGAAAAACTATCGCTTCAAAGACAACTGACCACAGAGTGA
- a CDS encoding macro domain-containing protein, which yields MPLELIQGDIAAQQTCAVVTAANKELVGGGGVDGAIHRAAGPELLRAIRQIGGTPTGTAVITPAFRLEEQGVRFVIHAVGPVWKGGNAGEPALLARAYQRSLELAAEHGCSSVAFPSISTGVYGYPPELAAEVALGTIQDFLRTHPQMTVRMVLYGSQNLQVFQEALRQAGQENG from the coding sequence ATGCCACTCGAACTGATTCAGGGAGATATCGCCGCGCAGCAGACCTGCGCGGTGGTCACGGCTGCCAATAAGGAACTCGTCGGCGGCGGTGGGGTAGACGGCGCCATCCACCGAGCTGCAGGCCCTGAACTGTTACGTGCCATTCGCCAGATCGGGGGCACGCCCACCGGAACGGCCGTGATTACCCCCGCGTTCCGGCTGGAAGAACAGGGCGTGCGCTTTGTCATTCATGCCGTAGGCCCGGTCTGGAAGGGCGGGAACGCCGGCGAGCCCGCCCTGCTGGCCCGGGCCTACCAGCGCAGCCTGGAGCTGGCCGCCGAGCACGGGTGTTCGTCGGTGGCGTTCCCTTCCATCAGTACCGGGGTGTACGGCTATCCGCCCGAACTGGCTGCTGAGGTTGCCCTGGGGACAATCCAGGATTTCCTGCGGACCCATCCCCAGATGACGGTCCGTATGGTGCTGTACGGCAGCCAGAACCTGCAGGTCTTCCAGGAGGCGCTCCGGCAAGCTGGACAGGAGAACGGCTGA
- a CDS encoding RNA polymerase sigma factor produces the protein MDLNALAHLAAQGDRAALERLCLEVRDPIYRLALRTLGSPHDAEDAAQEILIQVVTHLGQFQGRAQLMTWVYTIATRSLLRTRRRAAEDQVRGAEPFAQWLDSHLADPAYGPAEKAELHLLEEECRLACTQGMLLCLTREHRIALLLGDVLKLSDREGAQICEVSRATFRQRLARARKTIRLIIGKRCGLVDPGNSCSCSRQIGACVQAGIMDPQRPVFAHLPRVGLTNGMTLTRGASQLNELERFAELIGSEGFQAPESVWAQVRLKAPDLVT, from the coding sequence GTGGACCTCAATGCCCTCGCCCATCTTGCCGCGCAAGGCGACCGCGCTGCTCTGGAACGCCTGTGCCTGGAAGTACGCGATCCAATCTATCGGCTAGCCCTGCGGACCCTGGGTTCGCCCCACGATGCAGAAGACGCCGCACAGGAGATTCTGATCCAGGTAGTGACCCACCTCGGCCAGTTTCAGGGCCGCGCGCAGCTCATGACCTGGGTCTATACCATCGCCACACGTTCTCTGCTGCGTACCCGGCGCCGTGCCGCAGAGGACCAGGTGCGCGGCGCCGAGCCGTTTGCACAGTGGCTTGACTCCCACCTCGCAGATCCCGCATACGGCCCGGCAGAAAAAGCTGAGTTGCATCTTCTGGAAGAAGAGTGCCGCCTGGCTTGCACCCAGGGCATGCTGCTGTGCCTGACGAGAGAGCACCGCATTGCTCTGCTTCTGGGTGACGTGCTGAAGCTGAGTGATCGGGAAGGCGCGCAGATCTGCGAGGTGAGCCGCGCGACATTCCGCCAGCGTCTGGCGCGGGCCCGCAAAACGATTCGGCTCATCATTGGCAAGCGCTGCGGTCTGGTGGACCCAGGCAACTCCTGCTCCTGTTCACGGCAGATCGGTGCCTGTGTTCAGGCAGGGATCATGGACCCGCAGAGGCCTGTTTTTGCACATTTACCTCGTGTAGGTCTGACAAATGGGATGACCCTGACCCGCGGAGCAAGCCAGCTGAACGAACTTGAGCGTTTTGCAGAGTTGATTGGAAGCGAGGGCTTTCAGGCGCCCGAATCGGTGTGGGCACAGGTGCGTCTCAAGGCACCGGATCTGGTGACCTGA
- the gmk gene encoding guanylate kinase — MSEAHTTPVEPTAPPRGLLIVMTGASGVGKGTLRELWLRDQDVFYSTSWTTREARPGEVDGVDYIFVSADAFEQKVQQGGFLEHASFVGNHYGTPVEPIEAALSRGQDVILEIEVEGAMQVRDRMGDEAILVFIMPPSLTELRRRLEGRATETPERIEKRLARAREEIMHAHAFRYVIVNDDLNRAVQELEAVQGAERARQRPESSWTPEDRAAVERAAQVRSDALSEADLLHVVNS, encoded by the coding sequence ATGTCTGAGGCCCACACCACTCCCGTTGAACCCACCGCTCCGCCCCGCGGCCTGCTGATCGTGATGACCGGCGCGTCCGGCGTGGGCAAGGGCACCCTGCGGGAGCTGTGGCTGCGTGACCAGGACGTCTTTTACAGCACCTCCTGGACTACCCGGGAGGCCCGCCCGGGAGAAGTGGACGGCGTGGACTACATCTTTGTCAGCGCCGACGCCTTTGAACAGAAGGTTCAGCAGGGTGGATTTCTGGAGCATGCCTCGTTCGTGGGCAACCATTACGGCACCCCGGTAGAACCTATCGAGGCGGCGCTGAGCCGGGGCCAGGACGTCATTCTGGAAATTGAGGTCGAGGGCGCCATGCAGGTTCGTGACCGTATGGGCGACGAGGCCATTCTGGTGTTCATCATGCCGCCGAGCCTGACCGAGCTGCGCCGGCGCCTGGAAGGCCGCGCGACCGAAACGCCCGAACGGATCGAGAAACGTCTGGCCCGTGCCCGCGAGGAAATCATGCACGCGCACGCCTTCCGCTACGTGATTGTCAACGATGACCTGAACCGTGCGGTGCAGGAGCTCGAGGCTGTGCAGGGTGCCGAACGGGCGCGGCAGCGTCCAGAGAGCAGCTGGACGCCTGAGGACCGCGCCGCTGTGGAGCGCGCTGCACAGGTCCGCAGTGACGCACTCAGCGAGGCCGATCTGCTGCACGTGGTGAATTCCTGA